The sequence below is a genomic window from Chitinispirillales bacterium ANBcel5.
CTGCTCCCACACTTCTATCTCCTCATGAGGAATGCCATCTTTGGCAAAGTGCAGAACACTTCTGATAAGTGACTGTGCTTGCTCTGTAGTGAGTTTAAACTGAGTGCATATTCCAGAAACAAACTGTTCAAGAGAAATATTGGTTACATTTGTCTGGTGTCCCCGCAATTTCTCATAACTGAGAGGTTCTGGAAGGTCGTTTGAGAATCGATGTGCCTGTTCTGTTTTCATCCTACTTGCAAGCGTTCCCAAAACTGCTTTAATCATAGAATCCGCAGCCTCTTCGTCCGCGACAAAATCCAGATCAAGTACCCGCTGTTTGATTGCTTGGTAATTCATACTAACCTCCCCCAAAAACATGTAAATGGGCTCTTAACCATAAAATAGTTCGGGGACAGGAGACGGTTTATTGACCGTATCAGGGGGGGGATTGTCCAGAATAGTGAGTTATAAGGGGGAAAGGTACCCTGGTACAAATGTCATACGCAGGGTACTTTTATACTCGGCTCATCTTCTTTTCTTCTTGGTGGCTTTCTTTTTCTTTGCAGTGCTTTTCTTTGCAGGGGATTTCTTTACACTGGTTTTCTTCGCGGCACTTTTTTTGGTTGCTTTCTTCCGGGGGGGAGCGGATGATTCTTTTATAATACGATACGTTTGCGGGATTGAGAGCTTAAATTTTCTGGCAATTGCTTCAACACTCGCGCCTTTATCTCTCATTGTTAAAATCTGTTGGTTTCTCTCGGGATTACCAGATGTACGTGATGGAATACCATACTTTTTACGGAGCTGATGAATCGCCTGCCGTGTTATTCCAAACTCGTCACCAATACGCGCATCGGTTTTGAACTTTTTTTGCAAACGAAGAAGCTCCGTTTTAGTAACTCTGGGCATTGTAAAAACTCCTTTTGTTTTGGATATAGATTATATAATGGAAAATGTATTCTTTATTTAACAGTTAAATTATCATCTGCCAGTGGAAAATGCATACAAAAAAAGATTATTTTTAAAAAAAAAGGATAAGACCGTTGTAAATAGATCTATTTATTTAGGATAAACACATTTTTATCGGATCAATGAACATTTAAACAATCACATTTTAGAATTGGATGATTAATAAGCAAAAGAAGTACTATTCATAGTATAATAAAACCCCTTCACTTGGGATTCAGCAAGGGACAATTTTCGATCGTTTCTAAATTATCCCCCTCTTTTCATATAATATACTGGTAAAAGAAAGCAATTCTGATGCAATCTGTTCTAAGGCACCTTTTGTTAGTATGTTAGAACATAGGGGTAACGCTGCGGGATTGTGAAAATTGTCATTTTTAACACCGAAGGTATTGGTGCTCAACGGACTGTCAGTGTTTTTCTGGCTGAATAAATGGTAAAACATATAGTTGTGTACCTAAGTCCGGATCTGCCAATTTTCAAAATATCCGCGCGCATTTCAGGTAGGAGATATCGTTTTAACAGCACGAAAAAATCTGCTTTGCCCCGGTTGTTTTTATGTGTAATCCTAACCGTTGATAGTTGTTGTTTCATGTTGTTAGGTTAGAATGTCAAAAGGGGTGCTACGGTTATTCCTTATGCAGTAAACACAGTGTTGTTCCACCCTGGAAAAGAGGGGAGAGTCCCGCACTTATTTATTTTTTTTATGGGGTTAAAGGCGATAAGATAATTACTAATTACAGTTAGTAGGAAGGATTTTTATGGGGCTAAAGGCGATAGATTGGGTCACCCCCCCTGGCCTCCGTAGCAGTAGCTACTGCGGAGGGGAGCCGGGCGTCAATGGTGTAAGCGTGAAGGGAGAATTTGATCTTGATCTTTTTTATAAGCGCTGAAAGCGCGAGATATTCGTTGGAGAGTTAGAGATTTGGATTTAGGAAAAAGAGATTTTTATGGGGCTAAAGGCGATAGATTGGGTCACCCCCGGGCGTCAATGGTGAAAGCGTGAAGGGATCCGTTTGGGGGGACCCTTGGGCTATGATCTTGGGAGGAAGGAGGAAATTGGAATACCATTCCTGTTATATATCCATATTTTTTTCGTTCTTCCATAATACTACACGAGAAAAAACCGAACGTTTGCTCTTGATCTTTTTCATAAGCGCTGAAGGCGCGTTATTCTATAGCCCGGGGTAAGCCAGTCTTCTGGCGCAGCCCCGGGTTTTGGCACACAAAAAGATCCCAAGCGCTGAAAGCGCGTAACATTCGTTGATGGTTTTTGGGATTTGTGGGAAAAAGGATTTATATGGGCGTCCTACGCTGAAGCTACGGAGGCCAGGGCGACAATATAATTACTAATGACCAAGTACTAATTAAAGATTAGGAAATAAATAAATTTCCCATTTTCCTGCTCAACGCTCACAGCTCATAGCTCATAGCTATTTAAAGCGTGAAGGGATCCGTTTGGGGGGACCCTTGGGCAATTATCGCGGGTAGGAAAGAAGATCGAAATGCGGACTTGAGCTCCTCTCCCAAGCTGAAAGCGATAGATATTATGGTGGTATTTAAATGCAGGAGTAATGAAAATCACAACTCTTTTTTTCGCTCCTTGGTCACTTAGAAATGAAAATCACAACTCTTTTTTTCGCTCCTTGGTCACTTAGGAATGAAAATCACAACTCTTTTTTTCACTCCTTAGTCACTTAGAAATAAAAATCACAACTCTTTTTTTCGCTACTTAGTCACTTAGAAATGAAAATCACAACTCTTTTTTTCGCTCCTTGGTCACTTAGAAATGAAAATCACAACTCGTTTTTTCACTCCTCGGTCACTTAGAAATGAAAATCACAACTCGTTTTTTCGCTCCTTAGTCGCTTAGAAATGAAAATCACAACCCGTTTTTTCACTCCTCAGTCACTTAGAAATGAAAATCACAACCCGTTTTTTCGCTCCTCAGTCACTTAGAAATGAAAATCACAACCCGTTTTTTCGCTCCTCAGTCACTTAGAAATGAAACTCACAACCCGTTTTTTCGCTCCTTGGTCACTTAGAAATGAAACTCAGAATTCTTTTTTTCGCTCCTTGGTCACTTAGAAATGAATATCACAACTCTTTTTTTCGCTCCTTAGTCGCTTAGAAATGAAAATCACAACTCGTTTTTTTATTTCTTGGTCGCTTAGAAATGAAAATCACAACTCGTTTTTTTATTTCTACTTCATAATGTTAAGTAATTTGGACTCTGTTTTTGATTCCTAAGTCACTTAGGAGTCAAAATTAGAACCCTTTTTTTCATTCCTAAGTCACTTAGGAGCCTCATTAGAACCCTTTTTTTCATTTCTAAGTCACTTAGGAGCCTCATTAGAACCCTTTTTTTCATTTCTAAGTCACTTAGGAGTCAAAATTAGAACCCTTTTTTTGATTTCTAAGTCACTTAGGAGCCTCATTAGAACCCTTTTTTTCATTCCTAAGTCACTTAGGAGCCTCATTAGAACCCTTTTTTTCATTTTTAAGTCACTTAGGAGTCAAAATTAGAACCCTTTTTTTGATTTCTAAGTCACTTAGGAGCCAAAATCAGAACCCTTTTTTTTATTCCTAAGTCACTTAGGAACCAAAATTAGAACCCTTTTTTTTATTCCTAAGTCGCTTAGGAGCCAAAATCAGAACCCTTTTTTTTATTCCTAAGTCGCTTAGGAGCCAAAATCAGAACCCTTTTTTTTATTCCTAAGTCACTTAGGAGCCTCATTAGAACCCTTTTTTTGATTTCCAAGTCACTTAGAAGTCAAAATTAGAACCCTTTTTTTGATTTCCAAGTCGCTTAGGAGCTAATATCAGAACCCTTTTTATAGTTCCTAAGTCGCTTTTAAGGCCAATTGAACAGACTTTTGACCAAAAACGTTACAAATTCGGGTAGTTTTTGGTTACCTGGGAAAGAAAGTGGAAAAAAAATAGGAATCAATCATCTTTCTCTTTTCCTTTTTCTGCTCAACGCTCAAAGATCGCCCCAGGTAGAGAAACCGCCCCAGGTAGGAAACCTGGGGCTAATATAGAAAACCCCTTTGGGGTAT
It includes:
- a CDS encoding DUF2267 domain-containing protein codes for the protein MNYQAIKQRVLDLDFVADEEAADSMIKAVLGTLASRMKTEQAHRFSNDLPEPLSYEKLRGHQTNVTNISLEQFVSGICTQFKLTTEQAQSLIRSVLHFAKDGIPHEEIEVWEQGLPTEWAKVVENS
- a CDS encoding helix-turn-helix domain-containing protein, which gives rise to MPRVTKTELLRLQKKFKTDARIGDEFGITRQAIHQLRKKYGIPSRTSGNPERNQQILTMRDKGASVEAIARKFKLSIPQTYRIIKESSAPPRKKATKKSAAKKTSVKKSPAKKSTAKKKKATKKKRR